The following proteins are encoded in a genomic region of Methanofollis fontis:
- a CDS encoding RNase J family beta-CASP ribonuclease, which translates to MDIEIVAVGGYNEVGRNMTAVRCDKEIVIFDMGIRLDQIMIHEDAELENMHSLDLIEMKAIPDDTMMNTVEGSVKAIVSTHGHLDHIGAIPKLAHRYNAPIIGTPYTVELIKQQIQGEQKFGVNNKVQVLRAGHRYRISQNLTLEFVKMQHSIIDTVMAVLHTKRGAIIYANDFKFDRTPVIGEPPDFARLRQIGKDGVLALIVESTNIDRKGRCPSERIARDLVRDTISSYEDDKSAIIVSTFSSHISRIKTIAECAHEIGRKPVLLGRSMERYSTTAEQLKLVAFPPTLSVFGNRRTVDRTLRNMMKTGKEKFLPIVTGHQGEPGAILTRVAHGDTPYRLEKGDKILFSAKVIPNPMNYGQRYLVETLLRQKGARIFDELHVSGHAYREDHYELIHLLNPQHIIPSHGDVDMTGGYLKFAEGCGYTLNNDLHILRNGQRVLIK; encoded by the coding sequence ATGGATATTGAAATAGTGGCAGTGGGCGGCTACAACGAAGTCGGCCGAAACATGACCGCCGTCCGCTGCGATAAGGAGATTGTCATCTTCGACATGGGCATCCGCCTGGACCAGATCATGATCCACGAGGATGCCGAACTGGAGAACATGCATTCTCTGGACCTGATCGAGATGAAGGCGATCCCCGACGACACGATGATGAATACCGTCGAGGGGAGCGTGAAGGCGATCGTCAGCACGCACGGTCACCTCGATCATATCGGCGCCATCCCGAAACTCGCCCACCGCTACAATGCACCGATCATCGGCACACCCTATACCGTCGAACTGATCAAGCAGCAGATCCAGGGGGAGCAAAAATTCGGGGTGAACAACAAGGTCCAGGTGCTCAGGGCAGGGCACCGCTACCGCATCTCCCAGAACCTCACCCTTGAGTTCGTGAAGATGCAGCACTCGATCATCGACACGGTGATGGCCGTACTCCACACTAAGCGCGGGGCGATCATCTATGCCAACGACTTCAAGTTCGACCGCACGCCCGTGATCGGCGAGCCCCCGGACTTTGCCCGTCTCCGCCAGATCGGCAAGGACGGCGTCCTCGCCCTGATCGTGGAGTCGACGAATATCGACCGGAAGGGGCGCTGCCCGAGCGAACGGATCGCCCGCGATCTGGTGCGCGATACGATCAGCAGCTATGAGGACGATAAGAGCGCCATCATCGTCTCGACATTCTCCTCCCATATTTCCCGTATCAAGACGATCGCCGAGTGTGCGCATGAGATCGGGCGAAAACCGGTGTTGCTCGGACGTTCAATGGAGCGTTACTCGACGACGGCTGAACAGCTCAAGCTCGTCGCATTCCCGCCGACCCTTTCGGTCTTTGGCAACCGCCGCACCGTCGACCGCACCCTGCGGAACATGATGAAGACGGGCAAGGAGAAGTTCCTCCCGATCGTCACCGGGCATCAGGGCGAACCCGGCGCCATCCTCACGCGGGTGGCACACGGCGACACCCCCTATCGGCTGGAGAAGGGAGACAAGATCCTCTTCTCCGCAAAGGTGATCCCGAACCCGATGAACTACGGGCAGCGGTATCTTGTGGAGACACTGCTCCGGCAGAAAGGCGCCAGGATCTTCGACGAACTCCACGTCTCCGGTCACGCCTACCGCGAGGACCACTACGAGCTGATCCACCTCTTAAACCCGCAGCATATCATCCCGTCACACGGCGACGTGGACATGACCGGCGGCTACCTGAAGTTTGCAGAGGGGTGCGGCTACACCCTGAACAATGACCTCCATATCCTGAGGAACGGACAGCGGGTGCTGATCAAGTAA
- the fni gene encoding type 2 isopentenyl-diphosphate Delta-isomerase, translated as MGNKTQTSSRKLDHLLICRDHQVEVGNTGFSDVRLVHEALPECDLGAISMKTRFLGADLSAPLFIAAMTGGHPETEEVNRRLARAAERLGLGMGVGSQRAALEHPDLSASFSAVREEAPHAFLCANLGAVQLRDHGAEWAERAVEMIDADALCIHLNFLQEAIQPEGDRDARGCLAAIADLCSGFRTPVIVKETGAGISRETARLLRGAGADAIDIGGFGGTSWAAVEIQRAEDERQKALGERFLDWGIPTVVSLMEVAGDGPVIATGGVRSGIDTAKAIALGADLAGMALPLLPAAMESDKALERAVGAVLSELRSAMFLTGSASIDGLRKSRTYITGTTREMIQNK; from the coding sequence ATCGGAAACAAGACGCAGACGTCCTCCCGGAAGCTCGACCATCTCCTGATCTGCCGCGATCATCAGGTTGAGGTGGGGAACACCGGTTTTTCTGACGTCAGGCTGGTGCATGAGGCGCTCCCCGAGTGCGACCTGGGCGCGATCTCAATGAAGACCCGTTTCCTCGGGGCAGACCTCTCCGCACCACTCTTCATCGCCGCCATGACCGGCGGTCATCCGGAGACCGAGGAGGTGAACCGGAGGCTTGCACGCGCCGCTGAACGCCTCGGACTGGGGATGGGCGTGGGTTCACAGCGCGCCGCCCTCGAACACCCTGACCTCTCGGCCAGTTTTTCGGCCGTCAGGGAGGAGGCCCCGCACGCCTTCCTCTGCGCCAACCTGGGGGCGGTGCAGCTGCGAGACCATGGAGCAGAATGGGCGGAGCGTGCGGTCGAGATGATCGACGCCGATGCCCTCTGCATCCACCTGAACTTTCTGCAGGAGGCGATCCAGCCAGAGGGCGACCGCGATGCACGCGGCTGCCTTGCGGCGATCGCCGATCTCTGTTCCGGGTTCAGGACACCGGTGATTGTTAAGGAGACCGGGGCCGGCATCTCCCGCGAGACCGCCCGTCTTCTCCGGGGCGCCGGCGCCGATGCGATCGATATCGGCGGTTTCGGCGGCACCTCCTGGGCTGCCGTCGAGATCCAGCGTGCCGAAGACGAACGCCAGAAGGCGCTCGGGGAGCGTTTCCTGGACTGGGGTATCCCCACGGTCGTCAGCCTGATGGAGGTCGCCGGCGACGGTCCGGTCATTGCCACCGGCGGTGTGCGGAGCGGTATCGACACCGCAAAGGCGATTGCACTCGGCGCCGACCTCGCCGGCATGGCACTCCCCCTCCTCCCTGCGGCGATGGAGTCCGATAAAGCGCTGGAGAGGGCTGTGGGTGCGGTGCTGAGCGAACTGCGCAGCGCCATGTTCCTGACTGGATCGGCCTCGATTGACGGCTTACGAAAATCCAGGACATATATCACCGGAACAACGCGAGAAATGATACAGAACAAGTAG
- a CDS encoding isopentenyl phosphate kinase: MVEEIRLLKLGGSIVTDKGGGGGIDHARLAAIAREIAERGDAHLVIVHGAGSCGHPEAQEYRIQEGVDLQNRAGIAITHEAVAGLNRSVVAALRAEGVDAVGIHPLAACHADNGQLLSCEHQSIDQLVRLGITPVLHGDVVMDTSRGACIISGDQIIRYLAQALGAGRVGLATDVPGVLDRGAVVPVITREHVKRLSIGCSGNTDVTGGMKGKIEELLKLADSGIESHIFHVSHIADFLDGKEHGGTIVRR; the protein is encoded by the coding sequence ATGGTTGAAGAGATCAGACTGCTGAAACTTGGCGGCAGCATCGTCACCGACAAGGGTGGCGGCGGTGGCATCGACCATGCGCGCCTGGCCGCCATCGCCCGGGAGATTGCAGAGCGCGGGGATGCACACCTGGTGATCGTCCATGGGGCGGGCTCATGCGGCCACCCCGAGGCACAGGAGTACAGGATTCAGGAGGGCGTCGATCTGCAAAACCGTGCCGGCATCGCCATCACCCATGAAGCGGTGGCCGGACTGAACCGGAGCGTTGTTGCAGCGCTCAGAGCAGAGGGGGTTGACGCCGTCGGCATCCATCCACTCGCCGCATGCCATGCCGATAACGGACAACTCTTATCCTGTGAACACCAATCTATAGATCAACTGGTGCGGCTTGGCATCACCCCGGTGCTTCACGGCGATGTGGTGATGGATACGAGCCGCGGTGCCTGCATCATCTCAGGCGATCAGATCATCCGGTATCTTGCTCAGGCCCTTGGGGCCGGTCGGGTCGGGCTTGCAACCGATGTCCCGGGCGTGCTCGACAGGGGCGCCGTGGTGCCGGTGATCACAAGGGAACATGTCAAACGTCTGTCTATCGGGTGTTCGGGGAACACCGATGTCACCGGCGGGATGAAAGGGAAGATCGAGGAGCTCCTGAAGCTCGCGGATAGCGGAATAGAATCACATATCTTCCATGTGTCCCATATAGCCGATTTCCTTGACGGGAAAGAGCACGGCGGAACGATAGTCAGAAGGTAA
- the mvk gene encoding mevalonate kinase yields MATWSAPGKVFLFGEHAVVYGKPGVAMAIRPRVSVTVRKSRNPSHARSPYIEECFRSTGVQGSVYIRSQLPSSSGLGSSAAVTAATLAAISDEFGLGFSRDEIARRAHEIERKVQKGRASPTDTYVTTFGGIVLITGDSKRRLPPQNLNLVIGNTLVSHSTAKMVEHVARGRERTPEIVDPILEAIGAVTMRAVKSLNKPQPLGRCMDINHALLDALGVGHPELSKLVLTARAAGAFGAKITGAGGGGCMVALCPKNAKSRVAGAIDATGARSIITTLDTEGIRREKNG; encoded by the coding sequence GTGGCAACCTGGAGCGCCCCCGGCAAAGTCTTTCTTTTTGGCGAGCACGCCGTTGTCTACGGGAAACCCGGAGTGGCGATGGCGATCCGCCCCCGCGTGAGCGTCACCGTCAGGAAGAGCAGGAACCCATCGCATGCCCGCTCGCCCTATATCGAGGAGTGTTTCCGCTCGACCGGGGTGCAGGGGAGCGTCTATATCAGGTCACAGCTCCCGAGTTCGTCCGGTCTTGGCAGTTCGGCGGCGGTAACGGCCGCAACACTGGCCGCCATCTCGGACGAGTTCGGGCTCGGGTTTTCCCGGGATGAGATCGCACGGCGGGCCCACGAGATCGAGCGGAAGGTCCAGAAGGGGCGGGCAAGCCCCACCGACACCTATGTCACCACCTTCGGCGGCATCGTGCTGATCACCGGCGATTCCAAACGTCGCCTCCCTCCCCAGAACCTCAACCTGGTCATCGGCAACACCCTCGTCTCCCATTCCACGGCGAAGATGGTGGAGCATGTGGCGCGGGGGCGGGAGCGCACGCCCGAGATCGTCGATCCGATCCTGGAGGCGATCGGGGCGGTGACAATGCGGGCGGTGAAGAGCCTGAACAAACCGCAACCGCTGGGGCGGTGCATGGACATCAACCATGCCCTCCTCGATGCACTGGGCGTGGGCCACCCCGAACTCTCGAAGCTCGTGCTCACGGCGCGCGCCGCCGGGGCGTTCGGGGCGAAGATCACCGGCGCCGGCGGCGGCGGGTGTATGGTTGCCCTCTGCCCGAAAAATGCGAAAAGCCGGGTGGCTGGAGCGATCGACGCAACAGGGGCGCGTTCCATCATCACCACACTGGACACCGAAGGAATCAGACGGGAGAAGAATGGTTGA
- the amrB gene encoding AmmeMemoRadiSam system protein B, giving the protein METRPCVFAGMFYPGEPSHLEQFIGSVVPGTRSIEDALGIVSPHAGYPYSGAVAAAAFSAIKPDFDGTIIVIGPSHRGYMTCTSAIPWETPLGIVDVDTEFVSALEIRTDEAAMEDEHSLEVQVPFIKHFFPRARMVAVMMGDQSQQAAAEVAWQIGQAIQKTGRDVRIVASSDFSHYIPDAEARRLDRTAIEAIERLDIDELYRRIAAYGISTCGYGPIAAMMGACKNLGAGRGELLAYATSGDVTGDREVVGYAAIAVV; this is encoded by the coding sequence ATGGAAACACGACCCTGCGTCTTCGCGGGCATGTTCTATCCCGGCGAACCGAGCCATCTCGAGCAGTTCATCGGTTCGGTCGTTCCCGGGACGCGATCCATAGAGGACGCCCTCGGCATTGTCTCCCCCCACGCAGGATATCCATATTCAGGCGCGGTGGCGGCGGCGGCTTTTTCCGCCATCAAACCCGACTTTGACGGCACGATTATTGTGATCGGGCCGAGTCACCGCGGGTATATGACATGCACATCGGCGATACCCTGGGAGACACCCCTGGGCATTGTGGATGTGGACACAGAGTTCGTCTCGGCCCTGGAGATCAGGACGGACGAGGCGGCGATGGAGGACGAGCATTCCCTGGAGGTCCAGGTCCCCTTCATCAAGCACTTTTTCCCGAGGGCGAGGATGGTCGCCGTCATGATGGGTGATCAGAGCCAGCAGGCCGCCGCCGAGGTTGCATGGCAGATCGGTCAGGCGATCCAGAAGACCGGACGTGATGTCAGGATTGTTGCATCCAGCGATTTTTCCCATTATATTCCGGATGCAGAGGCGCGACGTCTCGACAGGACCGCCATCGAGGCGATCGAACGTCTCGATATCGACGAACTCTACCGGCGGATTGCGGCCTATGGCATCTCGACATGCGGCTACGGCCCGATCGCCGCCATGATGGGCGCATGCAAGAACCTCGGCGCCGGCCGCGGGGAACTCCTCGCCTATGCAACGAGCGGGGACGTCACCGGCGATCGTGAGGTGGTCGGCTACGCCGCCATAGCGGTGGTGTAG
- the rpsB gene encoding 30S ribosomal protein S2 — protein MAEENEMEIVLNEPLVPVEEYLAAGVHIGTQQKSQDMKKFIYRVRGDGLYILDIRSTDERIKTVAKFLSQYDAPKVLVVASRQYAQFPAKRFADTVGGMAAIGRYIPGLLTNPNFEHYIEPEVVIVTDPMGDAQAVREAVQNGIPVVGLCDTNNMTSNLDLVIPTNNKGRKALSLIYYLLTKEMLRIRGISTSLTQEDFETEL, from the coding sequence ATGGCAGAAGAGAATGAGATGGAAATTGTGCTGAACGAGCCCCTCGTTCCGGTTGAAGAGTACCTGGCCGCCGGTGTCCACATCGGTACCCAGCAGAAGAGCCAGGACATGAAGAAGTTCATCTACCGCGTGCGCGGGGACGGACTGTATATCCTCGACATCAGGTCGACCGATGAGCGGATCAAGACGGTTGCGAAGTTCCTCTCCCAGTACGACGCCCCGAAGGTCCTGGTCGTGGCATCCCGCCAGTACGCCCAGTTCCCGGCAAAGCGGTTCGCCGATACCGTCGGCGGCATGGCGGCAATCGGGCGCTATATCCCCGGTCTGCTGACCAACCCGAACTTCGAGCACTATATCGAGCCCGAGGTCGTCATCGTCACCGACCCGATGGGCGACGCCCAGGCTGTACGCGAGGCCGTTCAGAACGGCATCCCGGTCGTCGGTCTCTGCGACACCAACAACATGACGAGCAACCTCGACCTGGTCATCCCGACAAACAACAAGGGACGAAAGGCGCTTTCGCTCATCTACTACCTGCTCACCAAGGAGATGCTCCGCATCCGCGGCATTTCGACCTCCCTCACCCAGGAAGACTTCGAGACCGAGCTGTAA